CGTGGCAAATCACATTTTTATGTTGAATGGCTTTTACGCGTAATGCAGAGAAGTTGCGTCCTTCACGTAAAGTTTCCACATCATAAATAATCGGGTATTGACTGTCGCCAGGCGCTAAAAAGTAAGCATGGCAAGAATGGAGTACACGCTCCGCAGGGGCAACTTGCATCGCGGCAGAAAGAGATTGCGCTACAACCTGACCGCCAAACACTTGGCGAAAACCTAAGTCTTCACTCGCACCACGAAAGATAAGATCATCAATTTTTTCTAATTTTAGCAATTTGATGAGTTGATTTAATTTATCCGACATTGTTTTTTCCTTTTCTAAATACAAAAAGACCGCATAGTTATGCGGTCTGAAACGTTTTTATACGTTAAAGCGGAAGTGCATGACATCGCCATCTTGCACGATGTAGTCTTTACCTTCTAAGCGCCATTTACCTGCTTCTTTTGCTCCGTTTTCACCTTTGAATTGGATGAAGTCATCGTAAGCAATTACTTCTGCACGGATGAAGCCTTTTTCAAAGTCTGTATGGATGACAGCTGCTGCTTTAGGGGCGGTTGCACCCACAGAAACTGTCCATGCGCGCACTTCTTTCACACCCGCAGTGAAGTAGGTTTGAAGATTTAATAAGGCATAACCCGCACGAATTACACGGTTTAAGCCGGGTTCTTCAATACCAAGATCTTGTAAGAATTCGATTTTTTCATCATCATCAAGTTCAGCAATTTCTGCTTCAATCGCCGCACATACAGGCACAACAACAGAGCCTTCTTTTTCAGCAAATTCACGTACTTTGTCTAAATATGGGTTATTTTCAAAACCGTCTTCATTCACGTTCGCAATGTACATGGTTGGTTTTAATGTGAGGAAGTTATAGCTTTTAATCGCCAATAATTCATCTTTATCTAACTCAACAGAACGAATCATGCCCGCTTCAGAAAGTACAGGAAGAATTTTTTCCATTACAGACAGCTCAAATTTTGCCTCTTTATCGCCACCTTTTGCACGTTTTTGTAAACGTTGGATTGCACGTTCGCAGCTATCTAAGTCAGCAAGGGCTAATTCGGTATTGATGGTTTCGATATCACTTAATGGATCGATCTTACCCGCAACGTGCACGATGTCGTCGTTTTCAAAACAACGAACAACATGACCAATTGCATCAGTTTCACGGATATTAGCTAGGAATTTATTACCTAAGCCTTCACCTTTACTTGCACCCGCAACCAAACCAGCGATATCCACAAACTCCATGGTGGTGGGTAATACGCGTTCAGGTTTAACAATTTCCGCTAATGCATCTAAACGCGGATCTGGCATTGGTACCACGCCAGTATTCGGTTCGATTGTACAGAACGGATAGTTTGCCGCTTCGATACCGGCTTTGGTTAATGCATTAAAAAGGGTAGATTTACCGACGTTTGGCAAACCAACGATACCACATTTAAATCCCATGATGTTTTCCTTATTGTAAGCGTAAGTGCGGTTAAAATTTATGGTGTTTTTTCACCGCACTTTTGAGTTAAATTTTAAAACTGTTTAAGCGATTGGTGGCTTTCACCATGCCTTCTTTGAAAAGCAGTTCAATGCAA
This is a stretch of genomic DNA from Haemophilus parainfluenzae. It encodes these proteins:
- the ychF gene encoding redox-regulated ATPase YchF: MGFKCGIVGLPNVGKSTLFNALTKAGIEAANYPFCTIEPNTGVVPMPDPRLDALAEIVKPERVLPTTMEFVDIAGLVAGASKGEGLGNKFLANIRETDAIGHVVRCFENDDIVHVAGKIDPLSDIETINTELALADLDSCERAIQRLQKRAKGGDKEAKFELSVMEKILPVLSEAGMIRSVELDKDELLAIKSYNFLTLKPTMYIANVNEDGFENNPYLDKVREFAEKEGSVVVPVCAAIEAEIAELDDDEKIEFLQDLGIEEPGLNRVIRAGYALLNLQTYFTAGVKEVRAWTVSVGATAPKAAAVIHTDFEKGFIRAEVIAYDDFIQFKGENGAKEAGKWRLEGKDYIVQDGDVMHFRFNV